In Strigops habroptila isolate Jane chromosome 16, bStrHab1.2.pri, whole genome shotgun sequence, a genomic segment contains:
- the LOC115617422 gene encoding solute carrier family 2, facilitated glucose transporter member 5-like isoform X2 — MGTSELAKTYEVIIFSRVIMGIYAGLASNVVPMFLGEMSPKNLRGAIGVVPQLFITIGILIAQILGLNSILGNAEGWPVLLGLTGIPSLIQLLTLPFFPESPRYLLIQKGNEEQARRALQKLRGQDDVDNEIQEMRQEDRSEKEEGQFSVFSLCTFRGLRWQLISIIVMMMGQQLSGINAVFYYADRIFLSAGVDDNNVQYVTVSIGAINVVMTLLAVFIVESLGRRILLLAGFGLCCASCAVLTLALNLQTTVSWMSYLSIVCVIVYIIGHAIGASPIPFVLITEMFLQSSRPAAFMVGGSVHWLCNFTVGLVFLYMEAGLGPYSFLIFCAICLASMVYIFFIVPETKNKTFVEINRIMAKRNKVEIQEDKEELKDFQAVPGGQAEKKEISSHEL; from the exons GTCTGGCTTCCAACGTGGTTCCCATGTTCCTTGGAGAAATGTCCCCAAAAAACCTGAGAGGTGCAATTGGGGTCGTTCCCCAGCTCTTCATCACCATTGGGATCCTTATAGCTCAGATCCTTGGTCTCAACAGCATCCTTGGGAATGCCGAAG GCTGGCCCGTGCTGCTGGGGCTCACTGGGATCCCATCACTAATTCAGCTCCTTACATTGCCCTTTTTCCCTGAGAGTCCCAGATATTTGCTGATACAAAAGGGGAATGAAGAGCAAGCACGACGAG CTCTGCAGAAGCTGAGAGGCCAGGATGATGTGGATAATGAGATACAAGAAATGCGCCAAGAAGACCggtcagaaaaggaagaaggacaGTTCTCTGTATTCAGCCTGTGCACCTTCAGAGGCTTGAGATGGCAGCTCATCTCCATCATTGTCATGATGATGGGCCAGCAGCTTTCGGGGATCAATGCG gtCTTCTACTACGCAGACAGAATCTTCCTGTCGGCAGGAGTGGATGACAACAATGTTCAGTATGTCACTGTGTCAATAGGTGCCATCAACGTCGTCATGACCTTGCTTGCT gttttcattgTGGAATCCTTGGGAAGGAGAATCCTCCTCCTTGCTGGCTTTGGATTGTGCTGTGCCTCCTGTGCAGTGTTAACTTTGGCCCTCAATCTCCAG ACCACTGTCTCATGGATGTCTTACCTCAGCATAGTGTGTGTCATTGTTTACATCATTGGACATGCCATTGGAGCAA GTCCAATTCCCTTTGTGCTGATCACCGAGATGTTCCTGCAGTCATCCCGGCCTGCAGCGTTCATGGTGGGTGGGTCTGTGCACTGGCTGTGCAACTTCACTGTGGGGCTTGTGTTCCTCTACATGGAG GCTGGACTGGGGCCCTACAGCTTCCTCATCTTCTGTGCCATCTGCCTCGCCTCTATGGTTTACATCTTCTTCATTGTTCCTGAGACTAAGAACAAAACCTTCGTGGAAATCAACAGGATCATGGCCAAGAGGAACAAGGTGGAAATTCAGGAAGACAAAGAAGAGCTTAAGGATTTCCAGGCTGTCCCAGGTGGACAggcagagaagaaggaaatcTCCAGCCATGAGCTGTGA